The following coding sequences are from one Megamonas funiformis window:
- the def gene encoding peptide deformylase, which yields MAILDIKKAGELVLKQQAQPIERIDKTIRTLLDDMAETMYKANGVGLAAPQVGQSIQVVVIDIGEGLLELINPTIIRKEGTEIDTEGCLSVPEIYGEVERAAKVSVEYLNRRGKRHRITATGLLARCLQHEIDHLHGRLFIDIANNLHKAQK from the coding sequence GTGGCTATTTTAGATATAAAAAAAGCTGGTGAGCTTGTTTTAAAACAACAAGCTCAACCAATTGAAAGAATTGATAAAACAATCCGTACTTTACTTGATGATATGGCAGAAACTATGTATAAAGCTAATGGTGTAGGTCTTGCTGCACCACAAGTTGGTCAATCTATCCAAGTAGTAGTTATCGATATAGGTGAAGGACTTTTAGAACTCATCAACCCTACTATTATTCGCAAAGAAGGCACTGAGATAGACACTGAAGGCTGTTTAAGTGTACCCGAAATTTATGGTGAAGTAGAACGTGCTGCTAAAGTAAGCGTTGAATATTTAAATCGTCGTGGAAAACGTCATCGCATTACTGCTACAGGACTTCTTGCACGTTGCCTTCAACACGAAATAGACCATTTACATGGAAGATTATTTATTGATATTGCCAATAATCTTCATAAAGCTCAAAAATAA
- a CDS encoding NYN domain-containing protein, whose product MNRSRTYLTPNRHEKYMVVDGYNIINAWESLKKFINDDLDFAREKLIHLLMEYGQYEKYDITIVFDAQYTNAEENVEEISKHCKVVYTKEKETADSYIERSVYEATKYYGREVYVVTSDGAEQSLILGAGAYRISANELWRRIKHSKKNIRDEYTGEHVLPLRRSEIGSRINDEVMAKLDELRKRKS is encoded by the coding sequence ATGAATAGAAGTAGAACATATTTGACACCAAATCGACATGAAAAATACATGGTAGTAGATGGCTATAATATAATAAATGCATGGGAAAGTTTAAAGAAATTCATCAATGATGATTTAGATTTTGCTAGAGAAAAATTAATTCATCTTTTAATGGAATATGGACAATATGAAAAATATGATATTACTATAGTTTTTGATGCACAATATACTAATGCGGAAGAAAATGTCGAAGAAATATCTAAACATTGTAAAGTGGTTTATACAAAGGAAAAAGAGACAGCTGATAGTTATATTGAACGCAGTGTATATGAAGCTACTAAATATTATGGTAGAGAAGTATATGTAGTAACTTCTGATGGAGCAGAGCAGTCTTTGATTTTAGGAGCAGGAGCATATCGTATTTCTGCAAATGAATTATGGCGAAGAATAAAACATAGCAAAAAAAATATTCGCGATGAATATACAGGTGAGCATGTATTGCCATTGAGAAGAAGTGAAATCGGCTCAAGAATAAATGATGAAGTCATGGCAAAATTAGATGAACTCAGAAAAAGAAAAAGTTAA
- the rimP gene encoding ribosome maturation factor RimP: MANRVEEAVEKIAEEILANTDYELVDVEYVKERDWFLRVYIDKEGGIGLDDCQEVSGLLDEKLEELNIINDRYILEVSSPGLDRALKKEKDFKREMGKLVDITLYKAIDGEKMITGKLTGYTKDIITIDETREIALKDIALVRLHIDF; encoded by the coding sequence ATGGCAAATCGTGTGGAAGAAGCAGTTGAAAAAATTGCTGAAGAAATTTTAGCTAATACTGATTATGAACTTGTTGATGTAGAGTATGTAAAAGAACGTGATTGGTTTTTACGTGTATACATCGATAAAGAAGGTGGCATTGGCCTTGATGATTGTCAGGAAGTAAGCGGCCTACTGGATGAAAAGCTTGAAGAATTAAATATTATCAATGACCGCTATATTTTGGAAGTGTCTTCACCAGGACTTGACCGTGCGTTGAAAAAAGAAAAAGATTTTAAACGCGAAATGGGCAAATTGGTGGATATTACATTATATAAGGCTATTGATGGTGAAAAAATGATAACTGGTAAATTAACTGGTTATACAAAAGATATTATTACTATTGATGAAACTAGAGAAATAGCATTAAAAGATATTGCTTTAGTTAGATTGCATATTGATTTTTAA
- the nusA gene encoding transcription termination factor NusA produces the protein MATKDKGFLDALKEVGQEKGIAPEVLFEAVEAALVSAYKRNFNTASNVRVYLERATGEFHVYAQKKVVEKVENKVTEISLLQAQKQFGESIVLDDVVEVEVTPANFGRIAAQTAKQVVVQRIREAERGIIYEEYSNRSSDILTGTVQRMEGHNVFIDLGKTEAVLAPSEQISTEQYKHNDRIKVYVVEVKRTSKGPQILVSRTHPGLLKRLFELEVPEIQEGTVEIKSVAREPGMRSKIAVFSANEEIDPVGSCVGQKGLRVQAVVDELRGEKIDIVKWNEDPAKYIANSLSPAKVVSVAVNEEKKMSRVIVPDYQLSLAIGKEGQNARLAAKLTGWKIDIKSETQAAEEGFDSDDMNMVNVVSEESFSVD, from the coding sequence ATGGCAACCAAAGATAAAGGCTTTTTAGATGCGTTAAAAGAAGTTGGACAGGAGAAAGGCATAGCACCAGAAGTATTATTTGAAGCAGTAGAAGCAGCATTGGTATCTGCTTATAAAAGAAATTTCAACACTGCTTCTAATGTGCGTGTGTATTTAGAAAGAGCAACTGGCGAATTTCATGTATACGCTCAGAAAAAAGTTGTAGAAAAAGTGGAAAATAAAGTTACAGAGATTTCTTTATTACAAGCTCAAAAACAATTTGGTGAAAGCATTGTTTTAGATGATGTAGTAGAAGTAGAAGTAACACCTGCTAACTTTGGACGCATTGCAGCTCAAACTGCAAAACAAGTAGTAGTACAGCGTATTAGAGAAGCAGAACGTGGTATTATCTATGAGGAATATTCTAACCGTTCTAGTGATATTTTAACTGGTACTGTACAGAGAATGGAAGGTCATAATGTATTTATTGACCTTGGTAAAACAGAAGCTGTACTTGCACCATCTGAACAGATCAGTACAGAACAATATAAACATAATGACCGCATTAAAGTTTATGTAGTAGAAGTAAAAAGAACTTCTAAGGGTCCTCAGATTTTAGTATCTCGTACACATCCTGGCTTATTGAAAAGATTATTTGAACTTGAAGTACCTGAAATTCAAGAAGGTACAGTTGAAATTAAATCTGTAGCTCGTGAGCCAGGTATGCGTTCCAAAATAGCGGTATTTTCTGCAAATGAAGAAATCGATCCAGTTGGTTCTTGTGTAGGTCAAAAAGGTTTACGTGTTCAAGCTGTAGTAGATGAACTTCGTGGCGAAAAAATTGATATCGTAAAATGGAATGAAGACCCAGCAAAATATATAGCAAATTCTTTAAGCCCTGCAAAAGTTGTATCTGTTGCAGTAAATGAAGAAAAGAAAATGTCTAGAGTAATCGTACCAGATTATCAATTATCTTTAGCTATTGGTAAAGAAGGACAAAACGCTAGATTGGCTGCAAAACTCACTGGTTGGAAAATCGACATTAAGAGCGAAACTCAAGCTGCAGAAGAAGGCTTTGATTCAGACGATATGAACATGGTTAATGTTGTAAGTGAAGAATCTTTTTCTGTAGATTAA
- the rnpM gene encoding RNase P modulator RnpM, with the protein MKKLPVRLCVGCQEPHNKREMIRIVKSPEGEFSVDFTGKKSGRGAYICKNIECLNTAVKQRRLEKSFKCQIDNSVYEQLKEEFAKLDEQ; encoded by the coding sequence ATGAAAAAACTTCCTGTTCGTTTATGTGTGGGCTGTCAAGAACCTCATAATAAACGTGAAATGATTCGTATAGTTAAAAGTCCAGAAGGTGAATTCAGTGTAGATTTCACAGGTAAGAAATCTGGACGTGGTGCTTATATTTGTAAGAATATTGAATGTCTAAATACAGCAGTGAAACAGCGTCGTTTAGAAAAATCTTTTAAATGTCAGATAGATAATTCAGTATATGAACAGCTAAAAGAGGAATTTGCCAAACTTGATGAACAATAA
- a CDS encoding L7Ae/L30e/S12e/Gadd45 family ribosomal protein — protein MNNKVKLINIVSIACRAGKVISGEFVIEKALSSKNNIKLILLANDVADATKAKYEKMAKNSKVLLRYTELTKDEMANSIGKTDRAAIAICDEGFKKAILKILDN, from the coding sequence ATGAACAATAAAGTTAAATTAATAAATATTGTAAGCATTGCATGTCGTGCTGGTAAAGTTATATCTGGAGAATTTGTCATTGAAAAAGCTTTAAGCAGTAAAAATAATATTAAATTGATATTATTGGCAAATGATGTTGCTGATGCGACAAAAGCTAAATATGAAAAAATGGCAAAAAATAGTAAAGTTTTGTTGAGATATACAGAACTTACAAAAGATGAGATGGCAAATTCTATTGGGAAAACTGATAGAGCAGCTATAGCGATTTGTGATGAAGGCTTTAAGAAAGCCATTTTAAAGATATTGGATAATTGA
- the infB gene encoding translation initiation factor IF-2, with translation MSKYRIYQLAKEFSLDSKKIIDILNKNNINVSNNLNLVGEKEREVIASIVNNKDNNKQQTVKKNNQQNVNHKNNNSANNNNNNNKNKNNQNNTHQNNNRNNTRNNASTNEHKTKNTPVNNTANNKNRNNKNNRPQNNDKNNNRNNNKKNNNNNNNFNNKFAGNKKNKGKNAKPVVENKPQEIIRPKHIKVGETITVKELASKMTYPVTDVIKKLMLLGTMATINQELDFETASLIAEEFGIAVEELPPEVDLTEIPEFEDDPKNLALRPPVVTVMGHVDHGKTSLLDAIRKTSVTSNEAGGITQHIGAYQVMCNGQKIVFLDTPGHEAFTAMRARGAQVTDIAVLVVAADDGVMPQTLEAINHAKAAKVPIVVAINKMDKPGANPDHVKQQLAEHELIPEEWGGTTIMVPVSAKKKEGINDLLEMILLVAEVQELKANANREARGVVIEARLDKGRGPVASVLVQNGTLHIGDFIIAGTACGKVRAMINDRGEKVKKAGPSMPVEILGLADVPEAGDELAALDEKLAKTIAEKRIEKQRNELMRSKKVSLDDLFNQINEGDIKELNILIKADVQGSVEAVSSSLLGLNKNESEVRVSIVHSGVGAVTESDVMLASAANALIIAFNVRPDANARKLADTEKIDIHTYRVIYEAIDDIQAAMKGMLAPKYKEVIQGKVEIRQVMKFSKALVAGSYVLEGKVCNNSKIRIIRDNIVLYEGQIESLRRFKDDVKEVATGYECGITIDNYRDFKEGDILEVYDMEEIPQK, from the coding sequence ATGTCCAAATATAGAATTTATCAACTAGCTAAAGAGTTTTCTTTAGATAGTAAAAAAATAATTGATATTTTAAATAAAAATAATATTAATGTTAGTAACAACCTAAACTTGGTTGGCGAGAAAGAACGTGAGGTTATAGCTAGTATCGTGAATAATAAAGATAATAATAAACAACAAACAGTAAAAAAAAATAATCAGCAGAATGTAAATCATAAAAATAATAATTCTGCAAATAATAATAACAACAATAATAAAAACAAAAATAATCAGAATAATACACATCAGAACAATAATCGCAATAATACTAGAAATAATGCTAGTACAAATGAACATAAAACAAAAAATACTCCAGTAAATAATACTGCTAATAATAAAAATCGTAACAATAAAAATAATCGTCCACAAAATAACGATAAAAACAACAATCGCAATAACAATAAGAAAAATAATAACAACAATAATAATTTTAATAATAAATTTGCTGGCAATAAAAAGAATAAAGGCAAAAATGCTAAGCCTGTAGTGGAAAATAAACCACAAGAAATCATTCGTCCAAAACATATTAAAGTTGGCGAAACAATTACAGTTAAAGAATTAGCTAGTAAAATGACATACCCTGTAACAGATGTTATCAAAAAATTAATGTTACTTGGTACAATGGCTACAATTAATCAGGAACTTGATTTTGAAACAGCTTCTTTGATTGCAGAAGAATTTGGTATTGCTGTCGAAGAACTTCCACCTGAAGTTGATTTAACAGAAATCCCAGAATTTGAAGATGACCCTAAAAACTTAGCACTTCGTCCTCCTGTTGTAACAGTAATGGGACACGTTGACCATGGTAAAACTTCTTTACTTGATGCTATTCGTAAAACATCTGTAACATCAAATGAAGCAGGTGGCATCACTCAGCATATCGGTGCATATCAAGTTATGTGTAATGGTCAAAAAATTGTATTTTTAGATACACCAGGTCATGAAGCTTTCACAGCTATGCGTGCTCGTGGTGCTCAGGTTACAGATATAGCTGTACTTGTAGTTGCGGCTGATGATGGTGTTATGCCTCAGACTTTAGAAGCTATCAACCATGCTAAGGCAGCAAAAGTGCCAATCGTTGTAGCTATCAATAAAATGGATAAACCAGGTGCAAATCCTGACCATGTAAAACAACAGCTTGCTGAACATGAACTCATTCCAGAAGAATGGGGCGGTACTACAATCATGGTACCTGTTTCCGCGAAGAAAAAAGAAGGTATTAATGACCTTTTAGAAATGATCTTATTAGTAGCAGAAGTACAAGAACTCAAAGCTAATGCTAATCGCGAAGCTCGTGGTGTAGTAATTGAAGCACGTCTTGATAAAGGTCGTGGCCCTGTAGCTTCTGTACTTGTACAAAATGGTACACTTCATATCGGTGATTTTATTATTGCAGGTACTGCTTGTGGTAAAGTTCGTGCAATGATCAATGACCGTGGTGAAAAAGTTAAAAAAGCTGGTCCTTCTATGCCAGTAGAAATTTTAGGTCTTGCTGATGTTCCAGAAGCTGGGGACGAACTTGCAGCATTAGATGAAAAACTTGCTAAAACTATTGCTGAAAAACGTATTGAAAAACAGCGTAATGAACTTATGCGTTCTAAGAAAGTTTCTTTAGATGACTTATTCAATCAGATTAACGAAGGCGATATCAAAGAATTAAATATCTTGATTAAAGCTGACGTTCAAGGTTCTGTAGAAGCAGTATCTTCTTCACTTTTAGGTCTTAATAAAAATGAAAGCGAAGTTCGTGTAAGTATCGTTCACTCTGGCGTTGGTGCTGTAACTGAATCTGACGTAATGCTCGCTTCTGCAGCAAATGCTTTAATTATTGCATTTAACGTACGTCCAGATGCAAATGCACGTAAATTAGCTGATACTGAAAAAATTGATATTCATACTTATCGCGTAATTTATGAAGCTATCGATGATATTCAGGCAGCTATGAAAGGTATGCTTGCACCTAAATATAAAGAAGTAATTCAAGGTAAAGTAGAAATTCGTCAAGTTATGAAATTCTCCAAAGCTTTAGTTGCTGGTTCTTATGTACTTGAAGGTAAAGTATGTAATAACTCTAAAATCCGTATTATTCGTGATAATATTGTATTATACGAAGGTCAGATTGAATCTTTACGTCGTTTCAAAGATGATGTAAAAGAAGTAGCAACTGGTTATGAATGCGGTATTACTATTGATAATTATCGTGACTTTAAAGAAGGCGATATCCTTGAAGTATATGATATGGAAGAAATTCCACAGAAATAA
- the rbfA gene encoding 30S ribosome-binding factor RbfA, whose amino-acid sequence MGSVRIEKVQELIKQEASEIIMRELKDPRIGFVTITEVDVSSDLHNAKLYVSILGSDKQIEDTWKGLNSSLGFIRRELAHRIRLKFIPEIKFFMDTSLQYSAHIQELLIKVQKDEEQK is encoded by the coding sequence ATGGGAAGCGTTCGTATAGAAAAAGTACAAGAATTGATTAAACAAGAAGCTAGTGAAATCATCATGAGAGAATTGAAAGACCCTCGTATCGGTTTTGTAACTATTACAGAAGTTGATGTATCTAGTGATTTACACAATGCTAAATTATATGTAAGTATTTTAGGCAGTGATAAACAAATCGAAGATACATGGAAGGGCTTAAATTCTTCCTTAGGTTTCATTCGCAGAGAATTAGCGCATCGTATTCGTTTAAAATTTATTCCAGAAATTAAATTTTTCATGGATACTTCACTTCAATATAGTGCACATATTCAAGAATTATTGATAAAAGTGCAAAAAGATGAGGAGCAAAAATAA
- a CDS encoding DHH family phosphoesterase, whose product MEVTLKQAGELIEKANKIVLSSHVNPDGDNVGSTLGLYHALKGTNKDIKILLDDDLPDNLGMMEGLDLYQKPQDGEIIECDLLVILDVDVDRIGRVKDVVKAPILNLDHHISNTKVSDYCYVDAKAAATAQIVYSLIKEMNWQFNLEAATCIYTGLCSDTGFFCYSNTTPYTLKAAAELLEIGVKPDKISEIFYQRSFSSVKAAGRAIDTIELYHDGKIALMIIDKALKESADNTEGFVNFARNIRGVDVAVMIKYADDEVTRVSMRSKSVNVSEIAQSIGGGGHIRAAGATVYKNLMEAKDIVLNAIIKGMNKENA is encoded by the coding sequence ATGGAAGTAACACTAAAACAAGCTGGTGAATTAATTGAAAAAGCTAATAAAATAGTGTTATCTTCTCATGTAAATCCTGATGGTGATAATGTTGGTTCAACTTTAGGGCTATATCATGCCCTAAAGGGAACTAATAAAGATATAAAAATTTTATTAGATGATGATTTACCAGATAATCTCGGTATGATGGAAGGTTTAGATTTATATCAAAAACCTCAAGATGGTGAGATTATAGAGTGTGATTTACTTGTGATTTTAGATGTTGATGTTGACCGTATCGGCAGAGTAAAAGATGTAGTAAAAGCACCTATTTTGAATTTAGACCATCATATATCTAATACAAAAGTATCTGATTATTGCTATGTTGATGCTAAAGCGGCAGCTACAGCTCAAATTGTCTATAGTTTAATAAAAGAAATGAATTGGCAATTTAATTTAGAAGCAGCTACATGTATTTATACAGGTCTTTGTTCTGATACAGGATTTTTCTGTTATAGCAATACAACACCTTATACATTAAAAGCTGCTGCGGAATTATTAGAAATTGGTGTAAAACCAGATAAAATTTCTGAAATATTTTACCAACGTTCTTTTTCTAGTGTAAAGGCAGCTGGAAGAGCTATAGATACTATTGAGTTGTATCATGATGGCAAAATTGCTTTGATGATTATTGATAAGGCTTTAAAAGAGTCTGCTGATAATACAGAGGGCTTTGTTAATTTTGCTAGAAATATTCGTGGTGTAGATGTAGCTGTGATGATTAAATATGCTGATGATGAAGTAACTAGAGTAAGTATGCGTTCAAAATCAGTAAATGTCAGTGAGATTGCTCAATCTATTGGCGGTGGCGGTCATATTCGTGCAGCGGGTGCGACTGTATATAAAAATCTTATGGAAGCAAAAGATATCGTACTTAATGCTATTATCAAAGGAATGAATAAAGAAAATGCCTAA
- the truB gene encoding tRNA pseudouridine(55) synthase TruB: protein MPNGFVNVLKAPGITSHDIVSHLRKVYGLKKIGHAGTLDPAAAGVLPVALGKATRMLEYMDDVDKSYKVEVTFGLSTDTGDDTGKIIETMENYTMPTDEKVKEALETFRGEIKQKPPMYSAIRINGEKAYNLARKNIEVEMPERDVVIHDIKFQEMTQNGFIFEVVCSKGTYIRSLCMDIGKYLGIPTVMSFLIRTHVGAFKLEDAFTTEEIGLLPHIALLSIDFPIKHLPKYVISDEEAVMIKQGKQIAVKEDEEITEKFIRLYKDKEFAGIGRYVFSEHKIAPHKVVL from the coding sequence ATGCCTAATGGATTTGTAAATGTTTTGAAGGCACCAGGAATAACTTCACATGATATTGTATCTCATTTACGTAAAGTTTATGGATTGAAAAAAATTGGTCATGCTGGGACTTTAGACCCTGCTGCTGCTGGAGTTTTGCCAGTGGCACTTGGAAAAGCTACAAGAATGCTTGAGTATATGGACGATGTAGATAAGTCCTATAAAGTAGAAGTAACTTTTGGTCTGAGCACTGATACTGGTGATGATACAGGAAAAATCATTGAAACGATGGAAAATTATACTATGCCTACAGATGAAAAAGTAAAAGAGGCATTAGAAACATTTCGTGGTGAAATAAAACAAAAACCACCAATGTATTCAGCTATTAGAATTAATGGTGAAAAAGCGTATAATTTGGCTCGTAAAAATATAGAAGTAGAAATGCCAGAAAGAGATGTTGTCATTCATGATATTAAATTTCAAGAGATGACACAAAATGGTTTTATTTTTGAAGTAGTTTGTTCTAAAGGTACTTATATTCGCAGTTTATGTATGGATATTGGTAAATATTTAGGAATACCTACAGTGATGAGTTTCTTAATTCGCACTCATGTGGGAGCATTTAAATTAGAAGATGCATTTACTACAGAAGAAATAGGCTTATTACCACATATAGCGCTATTATCAATAGATTTTCCGATAAAGCATTTACCAAAATATGTTATTTCTGATGAAGAAGCAGTAATGATTAAACAAGGTAAACAAATTGCTGTTAAAGAAGATGAAGAAATAACAGAAAAATTTATTCGTTTATATAAAGATAAAGAGTTTGCTGGTATAGGTCGTTATGTATTTAGCGAACATAAGATAGCACCACATAAGGTAGTATTATAA
- a CDS encoding pseudouridine synthase, with protein MQERLQKFLARTGIASRRGAEKLITDGKIRVNGVVVTELGTKVDPVKDKVSYNGKMLKVEAKKVYYILNKPKGYISSVKDEKGRKTVVDILSDVEERIFPIGRLDYNTEGLLLLTNDGEFMNKLLHPKYEIGKTYVARIDGIINMEDLDKLANGVKLEDGKTAPADVYLDSINKTLKESRVEITIYEGKNRQVRRMFKALGYEVKALKRIAFAGLTLSKLKRGEYRKLTETELLRLRKKIGDK; from the coding sequence TTGCAAGAAAGATTACAAAAATTTTTAGCTCGTACAGGAATTGCTTCTCGTCGTGGAGCAGAAAAATTAATTACAGATGGTAAAATTCGCGTCAATGGGGTAGTTGTTACTGAATTAGGTACGAAAGTTGACCCAGTGAAAGATAAAGTTTCTTATAATGGAAAAATGCTTAAAGTAGAAGCAAAAAAAGTTTATTATATTCTTAATAAACCAAAAGGGTATATCTCTAGTGTAAAAGATGAAAAAGGTAGAAAAACAGTTGTAGATATTTTATCTGATGTAGAGGAAAGAATTTTCCCTATTGGTCGTTTGGATTATAATACAGAAGGTTTATTATTACTCACAAATGATGGCGAATTTATGAATAAATTATTGCATCCTAAGTATGAAATTGGCAAAACTTATGTGGCAAGAATAGACGGCATTATTAATATGGAAGATTTGGATAAATTAGCAAATGGTGTGAAATTGGAAGATGGCAAGACTGCACCTGCTGATGTATATTTAGATTCCATAAATAAAACTTTGAAAGAATCTCGTGTGGAAATCACTATTTATGAAGGTAAAAATCGTCAAGTTCGTCGTATGTTCAAGGCTTTAGGATATGAAGTTAAAGCTTTAAAACGCATAGCTTTTGCAGGTCTTACTTTGAGTAAATTAAAACGTGGAGAATATAGAAAATTAACTGAAACTGAATTATTGCGTTTGCGTAAAAAAATAGGAGATAAATAA
- a CDS encoding NAD(P)/FAD-dependent oxidoreductase — protein MRKVIVVGGGAAGLMAAVSAAQNGAEVMLLEKNNRLGKKLLITGKGRCNVTNTAPLQEFVKNIPGNGRFLYSVFSKFFNWDIRSFFEELDVPLKEERGGRIFPVSDKAIDIVNAFEKILHRLAVQIKLNESVKFLKVDNNKVTGVITEEDKLYEADAVILATGGSSFPGTGSTGDGYRMAKQIGHTIEDLFPALVPLECEEDWVKDFQGLSLRNVNLKVLVDGDVKKEMFGEMLFTHFGVSGPIILTLSRDIAKWLREGKLVELSLNLKPALTKEQLDKRICRDFEKYSRKQIKNALGDLLPSKMISTVIDLAFIDENKFVNQISKAERERLVDLLQDMVMTVTKTRPLSEAIVTAGGISTKEINPKTMESKLIKDLYCVGEVVDVDAFTGGYNLQAAFSMGFVAGEASSLE, from the coding sequence ATGCGTAAAGTTATTGTTGTTGGCGGTGGTGCTGCTGGACTCATGGCGGCTGTCAGTGCTGCACAAAATGGTGCAGAAGTGATGTTATTGGAAAAAAATAATCGCTTGGGTAAAAAATTATTAATCACTGGTAAAGGTCGTTGTAATGTAACAAATACAGCACCATTGCAAGAGTTTGTAAAAAATATTCCTGGTAATGGTAGATTTTTATATAGTGTATTTAGCAAATTTTTTAATTGGGATATCAGAAGCTTTTTTGAAGAATTAGATGTGCCATTAAAAGAAGAACGCGGTGGACGAATTTTCCCTGTAAGTGATAAAGCAATTGATATTGTAAATGCTTTTGAAAAGATATTGCATAGATTGGCTGTACAGATAAAGTTAAATGAAAGTGTAAAATTTTTAAAAGTAGATAATAATAAAGTAACAGGTGTAATCACTGAAGAAGATAAATTATATGAAGCTGATGCTGTTATTTTAGCTACAGGTGGCTCATCTTTCCCTGGAACAGGCTCAACAGGCGATGGTTATCGCATGGCAAAACAGATTGGGCATACTATTGAAGATTTATTTCCAGCACTTGTACCTTTAGAATGTGAAGAAGATTGGGTAAAAGATTTCCAAGGTTTATCACTTCGCAATGTAAATTTAAAGGTATTAGTTGATGGTGATGTAAAAAAAGAAATGTTTGGCGAAATGTTATTCACTCATTTTGGTGTAAGTGGGCCAATTATTTTGACTTTAAGTCGTGATATTGCTAAATGGTTAAGAGAAGGGAAATTGGTAGAATTATCTTTAAATCTTAAACCTGCTTTGACAAAAGAACAGCTTGATAAACGAATTTGTAGAGATTTTGAAAAATATAGTAGAAAACAAATAAAAAATGCTTTAGGCGATTTATTGCCAAGCAAAATGATTAGTACAGTGATTGATTTAGCTTTTATTGATGAAAATAAATTTGTAAATCAAATAAGCAAGGCTGAACGCGAAAGATTAGTTGACTTATTGCAAGATATGGTGATGACTGTTACAAAGACAAGACCACTTAGCGAAGCTATTGTAACAGCTGGCGGTATTTCTACAAAAGAGATAAATCCTAAAACTATGGAGTCAAAACTAATTAAAGATTTATACTGTGTTGGCGAAGTAGTAGATGTGGACGCTTTTACAGGCGGATATAATTTGCAAGCAGCTTTTTCTATGGGCTTTGTTGCTGGTGAAGCTAGTAGTTTAGAGTAA
- a CDS encoding RrF2 family transcriptional regulator has protein sequence MKISTKGRYALRLMLDIALNDAKTPVRIKDIAERQQISDKYLEQIVSSLNKAGFVKSLRGPQGGYRLTKKPEEYTVGMILRLIEGSLAPVACLDDDINNCTRADRCPTLILWEKLYDAISEVVDNITLADLISWQKNMK, from the coding sequence ATGAAAATATCAACTAAAGGTAGATATGCATTGCGATTGATGTTAGATATCGCATTAAATGATGCAAAAACACCGGTTCGAATAAAGGATATTGCTGAACGACAGCAGATTTCAGATAAGTATCTGGAACAAATAGTATCTAGTTTAAATAAGGCAGGATTTGTAAAAAGCTTGCGTGGACCGCAGGGCGGATATCGACTGACTAAAAAACCAGAAGAATATACAGTAGGCATGATTTTACGTTTGATAGAGGGAAGTTTAGCCCCAGTAGCTTGCCTTGATGATGATATCAATAATTGTACACGTGCAGATAGATGTCCAACATTAATTCTTTGGGAAAAATTATATGATGCTATAAGTGAAGTTGTGGATAATATTACTTTGGCGGATTTAATTAGTTGGCAAAAAAATATGAAGTAG